Proteins from one Oscillatoria nigro-viridis PCC 7112 genomic window:
- a CDS encoding hybrid sensor histidine kinase/response regulator — MKDSLTPVEKMSQEVETLHRELAEVQERLNVAEETLQAIACGEVDAVVVSTERGERVFTLQGADYVYQCLVEQMGEGAATVSSEGLILYCNKRLSEILNCPLKNLIGSQLETFIAPQYKKAFLLLLQQVQPEKSFTKEMSLIPATGNKEVPVKLSFKQLQVDEILVNSIIVTDITESKIKEAAKLSHILNSALAVIINFRLFTDGTLEIDSWAGGTQQIFGYSLEAVQADSALIIGNILPEDREKTLASFINDIQAGRSGVIEYRFLHGDRQIRWLTSNYVAEWDGEQDCWVGIEIITDITQRKETEQKIAEQAALIDITSDAIFVKDLDDRILFWNKGAERLYGWEEAEVIGQKTQTLFNKPCKLTEPIQITTEKGSWQGEIDQLTKTGKNIIVESRKTLIKNQFFHSASILVVNSDITEKKLLEKQFYHAQRLESLGTLASGIAHDLNNILTPILGASQLLPLKITNMNEPTQRLLRLLSGSAKRGAELVKQILLFSRATDGEYVILQLGYLLIETIGIIQQTFPKSITISTKIPALELWTISGDATQLHQVFMNLMINAKDAMSSGGILTVSAENRSLDEDDALLNLEAKAGCYVAVTVADTGIGIPPELLNRIFDPFFTTKEVGRGTGLGLSTVMGIVKNHGGFVKVYSELGKGTKFQVFLPAIEGEVSLTTVEEAMPRGKGELILIVDDEASIREITQTSLENYNYRTILASDGLEALDLYREHQQEISVVLMDMMMPNLDGVSAMRELQKINPGVNIIATSGLLANRKLALDANVKTFLLKPYTIAQLLQRLTEILPQDENQANRIPPVTSQESCSLPRVELSRDALAMMPPEWLQKMYDAAYYCDGDLLLQLIEQIPTSQVAIANALKDLTLSFKTDIIMELTDLYDSTASRTI; from the coding sequence ATGAGCCAAGAAGTCGAAACCCTACATCGGGAATTGGCAGAGGTGCAGGAACGCCTAAATGTAGCGGAAGAAACGTTGCAGGCGATTGCTTGTGGGGAAGTTGATGCTGTTGTTGTTTCTACGGAGAGAGGAGAGCGAGTTTTTACGCTTCAGGGGGCAGATTATGTTTATCAGTGTTTAGTGGAACAAATGGGCGAAGGAGCGGCTACCGTATCTTCTGAAGGTTTAATTTTGTACTGTAATAAGCGACTCTCAGAAATCTTAAATTGTCCTTTAAAAAATCTGATAGGCTCTCAATTAGAAACCTTTATTGCGCCCCAGTATAAAAAAGCATTTTTACTACTTTTGCAGCAGGTTCAGCCTGAAAAAAGTTTCACTAAAGAAATGTCTTTGATCCCAGCAACGGGAAATAAGGAAGTACCTGTTAAATTATCGTTTAAACAACTTCAGGTAGATGAGATTTTAGTTAATAGTATTATTGTGACTGATATTACAGAATCTAAAATAAAAGAAGCTGCGAAACTCAGTCACATTCTCAACAGCGCGCTCGCCGTTATTATAAATTTTCGTCTTTTCACTGATGGTACTTTAGAGATTGATTCTTGGGCAGGCGGAACTCAACAGATTTTTGGCTATAGCTTAGAAGCAGTGCAAGCAGATTCTGCCTTAATCATAGGGAATATATTGCCCGAAGATCGAGAAAAAACGCTCGCATCATTTATCAATGATATTCAAGCAGGGCGCTCTGGTGTTATCGAATATCGGTTTTTGCATGGCGATCGCCAGATTCGATGGCTTACCTCAAACTATGTTGCTGAATGGGATGGAGAACAAGATTGTTGGGTGGGCATAGAAATTATTACGGATATTACCCAACGCAAAGAAACAGAGCAAAAAATTGCGGAACAAGCAGCCTTAATCGATATTACAAGTGATGCCATTTTTGTAAAGGATTTAGACGATCGTATTTTATTTTGGAATAAAGGAGCTGAACGTTTATATGGTTGGGAAGAAGCAGAAGTTATAGGGCAGAAAACTCAAACCTTATTTAATAAACCGTGTAAACTAACTGAGCCGATCCAAATCACTACCGAGAAAGGCAGTTGGCAGGGGGAAATAGATCAACTTACTAAAACAGGTAAGAATATAATTGTAGAAAGTCGTAAAACACTAATAAAAAATCAATTTTTTCACTCGGCTTCTATCCTCGTTGTTAATAGCGATATTACTGAAAAAAAGCTACTTGAAAAACAGTTTTACCATGCCCAGAGATTAGAGAGTTTGGGAACGTTAGCAAGTGGAATTGCACACGATCTCAATAACATTCTCACTCCGATTTTGGGAGCTAGTCAACTGCTTCCTCTCAAAATTACCAATATGAATGAACCGACACAAAGACTGTTAAGACTCCTTTCTGGTAGTGCTAAACGTGGGGCTGAGTTGGTCAAACAAATTCTTCTTTTTAGTCGAGCAACGGATGGTGAATATGTAATATTACAACTAGGTTATTTGCTCATAGAAACGATCGGTATTATTCAACAAACATTTCCCAAATCTATAACTATTTCGACTAAAATTCCCGCACTGGAACTATGGACAATATCGGGTGATGCTACCCAGCTACACCAAGTATTTATGAATCTGATGATTAACGCTAAGGATGCCATGTCATCAGGAGGAATTTTGACCGTCTCTGCCGAAAATCGCTCATTGGATGAAGATGATGCCCTGCTGAATTTGGAAGCAAAAGCAGGCTGTTATGTGGCGGTGACGGTGGCTGATACAGGAATTGGTATTCCGCCAGAATTGTTAAACCGAATTTTTGACCCGTTTTTCACTACCAAGGAAGTTGGCCGAGGAACAGGGCTAGGATTATCAACAGTAATGGGGATTGTCAAAAATCATGGCGGTTTTGTCAAGGTTTATAGCGAGTTGGGTAAGGGTACGAAATTTCAGGTTTTCTTACCAGCTATAGAGGGAGAAGTGAGCCTCACAACTGTAGAAGAAGCAATGCCTAGAGGTAAGGGCGAGTTGATTTTAATTGTTGATGATGAAGCCTCTATTCGAGAGATCACACAGACTTCTCTAGAAAATTACAACTACAGAACAATACTCGCTAGTGATGGGCTTGAAGCCCTCGATCTCTATAGGGAACATCAACAGGAAATTAGCGTGGTTTTAATGGATATGATGATGCCCAACCTAGATGGTGTTTCCGCAATGCGCGAGTTGCAAAAAATTAATCCGGGGGTGAATATCATTGCGACTAGCGGACTCCTGGCTAACAGAAAGCTGGCATTAGATGCTAATGTCAAAACATTTTTGTTAAAACCTTATACGATCGCACAGTTATTACAAAGGTTAACGGAGATACTGCCGCAAGACGAGAATCAAGCAAATCGCATCCCGCCCGTTACCTCTCAAGAGTCTTGTTCACTGCCGAGGGTTGAATTGTCTAGAGATGCTTTAGCAATGATGCCCCCGGAATGGCTACAGAAAATGTATGATGCGGCGTACTATTGTGATGGGGATCTCCTGCTGCAATTAATTGAACAAATACCTACTTCTCAAGTGGCGATCGCGAATGCCCTCAAAGATTTAACGCTGAGTTTTAAAACGGATATCATTATGGAATTAACTGATTTATATGACAGTACCGCGTCTCGAACAATTTAG
- a CDS encoding ADP-ribosylglycohydrolase family protein, which translates to MTVPRLEQFRGCLIGQCLGDAIGCRVEGYPPEVCQNFVNYEVRLKKIKDRDRFGFPFGQYTDDSQLARELLQSYLACGEFDPSDYATRIADIFAQDRIVGRGRSTEEAANRLIRGVAWQEAGTPAPSAGNGSAMRAGPIGLIFYDDPSQLVQAACDRGRITHQDSRCSAGAVAIAGAVAIALQSATIETEPFLGQLSDWVAEVDSSFAALLKDLIEWVKLPPESAVELISRAGLPLNYDRSWQGISPFVVGSVLWSLYAFLRSPQDYWETLCTSIAVGGDVDTTAAMACAISGAFLGLEAIPRQLAERLNDRGTWGLGELIKLADNCYHLKVKL; encoded by the coding sequence ATGACAGTACCGCGTCTCGAACAATTTAGGGGTTGTCTGATCGGCCAGTGTCTCGGCGACGCTATAGGCTGTAGAGTAGAAGGCTATCCGCCGGAAGTTTGCCAAAACTTTGTCAACTACGAAGTTAGACTCAAAAAAATCAAAGATCGCGATCGCTTCGGCTTTCCTTTTGGTCAATACACCGACGACTCCCAACTCGCCCGCGAACTCCTCCAAAGCTACCTCGCTTGTGGCGAATTCGACCCCAGCGACTACGCCACCCGTATTGCTGACATTTTCGCTCAAGATCGCATTGTCGGGCGGGGTCGATCGACAGAAGAAGCTGCAAACCGCCTGATTCGGGGCGTTGCTTGGCAAGAAGCCGGTACTCCTGCTCCCAGTGCTGGTAATGGAAGTGCTATGAGGGCGGGACCGATCGGCTTAATATTCTACGATGACCCGTCCCAGCTCGTACAAGCTGCTTGCGATCGAGGGCGCATCACCCATCAAGATTCGCGGTGTTCTGCCGGGGCTGTGGCGATCGCGGGGGCTGTGGCGATCGCCCTTCAATCTGCAACTATTGAAACTGAGCCATTTCTCGGCCAACTGAGCGACTGGGTAGCAGAAGTTGATTCTTCCTTTGCCGCGTTGCTGAAAGATTTGATTGAATGGGTCAAATTGCCTCCAGAGTCAGCCGTAGAGTTGATTTCTAGAGCTGGACTGCCGTTAAACTACGATCGCTCTTGGCAAGGAATTTCGCCCTTTGTAGTCGGTAGCGTCTTGTGGAGTTTATATGCGTTTTTGCGATCGCCTCAAGATTACTGGGAAACTCTTTGCACTAGCATCGCCGTCGGTGGCGATGTGGATACCACCGCAGCAATGGCTTGTGCCATCAGCGGGGCATTTCTGGGGCTAGAAGCCATCCCGCGTCAACTAGCGGAACGTTTGAACGATCGGGGTACTTGGGGTCTGGGGGAACTAATTAAACTCGCTGACAATTGTTATCACTTGAAAGTCAAGTTGTAG